From Roseofilum casamattae BLCC-M143, the proteins below share one genomic window:
- a CDS encoding DEAD/DEAH box helicase codes for MAILHGSWLTGDRFVIWGETWRRVVSDEITDGSPSVQPYPLAMSADELNAWLQSSQLPTSVRSSIPDEPEDITLQVALPTQLAETAPKPSQRRRRKSAPPPLPIMTVTALPSTTPLPEEENIALYPWQITAFCLSSTQAIAFLQAIPLGLLQTAQPWLGNDLKFWSHISRWGLDLLARCKFLPTLANDGEGAWSATWKPLLDSPSDRDRLLQFSALMPGSCRTYQPERAEVTLDLPADPNLLLHQVLGAILNARIRHIEMPAPALKGGMKQWLAGLTHSQPTLKPTPALEAVQATLNQWMAPVRQQLDGQTAFTTSFTLHPPQGKQQDWMLEYGLQCLDDPECIVDATTIWQHPVESLDYGGRTIYRPQETFLAGLGLASRIFPALEESLQTSQPLFYRLNPIEAYEFIKSGAWRLQESGLGVILPPSLSRTGNLGNRLGLTLSADTPKRKKTEKLSLQSLLQFKWELTLGGQRLSRKEFDRLVALESPLVQVNGEWVELRSQDVRAAQEFFSKRKDEMNLSLEDALRISAGDTQMVEKLPVVEFEASDKLGELLSSLMEPRTIDAIAAPKTFQGELRPYQARGVGWLAFLEQWGLGACLADDMGLGKTIQFLAFLLVLQQEKRLASPTLLVCPTSVLGNWEREIKRFAPTLNAIVHHGDKRKKGKAFLDVANKHHLVLTSYSLVVRDRENLQNVAWQGIVLDEAQNIKNPEAKQSQAVRELDSEFRIALTGTPVENRLQELWSIMDFLNPGYLGTRQFFQRRFTVPIEKYGDTESLHNLRSLSQPFILRRLKTDTSIIQDLPEKQEMTVFCPLSDEQKKLYKQSVDKSLAEIENAEGIQRHGQVLALLTHLKQICNHPEQFLKKRILKEPQHSGKLMRLREMLEEVVEVGDRALIFTQFAEWGKLLKPYLEKEFNREVFFLYGNTRRAQREEMLDRFQNDPQGPQLFILSLKAGGVGLNLTRANHVFHFDRWWNPAVENQATDRVFRIGQTRKVQVHKFVCQGTLEEKINDLIASKQELAEQVVGAGENWLVDLDSDRLRDLLLMENE; via the coding sequence ATGGCAATTTTACATGGGAGTTGGTTAACGGGCGATCGCTTCGTCATTTGGGGAGAAACCTGGCGGCGCGTCGTCTCGGACGAGATAACTGATGGTTCTCCATCGGTACAACCCTATCCATTGGCAATGAGTGCAGATGAGTTAAACGCTTGGTTGCAATCATCACAACTGCCAACCTCAGTGCGATCGAGCATACCCGACGAACCTGAAGACATTACGCTCCAAGTTGCCTTACCCACCCAACTGGCGGAAACTGCTCCCAAACCAAGCCAACGCCGTCGCCGCAAAAGCGCGCCACCTCCGCTTCCTATCATGACGGTGACCGCCTTGCCTTCGACAACCCCATTACCCGAAGAGGAGAATATTGCCCTTTATCCCTGGCAAATTACCGCCTTTTGTCTTAGCTCCACCCAAGCTATTGCCTTCCTCCAAGCCATCCCTCTCGGGCTGTTACAGACGGCTCAACCCTGGCTGGGGAACGATTTAAAGTTTTGGTCTCATATTAGCCGTTGGGGACTCGATTTGCTCGCCCGTTGTAAATTCCTGCCAACTCTGGCCAATGATGGAGAAGGAGCCTGGAGCGCCACCTGGAAACCCTTACTCGACAGTCCCAGCGATCGCGATCGTCTCCTACAGTTTAGCGCCCTCATGCCCGGAAGCTGTCGCACCTATCAACCCGAGCGAGCTGAAGTTACCCTAGATTTACCCGCCGATCCTAACCTGCTCCTGCACCAGGTACTCGGCGCAATACTCAACGCTCGCATCCGCCACATTGAAATGCCTGCTCCTGCACTCAAAGGAGGTATGAAACAATGGCTCGCTGGCTTAACCCATTCCCAACCCACTCTGAAACCCACGCCAGCTTTAGAAGCCGTACAAGCTACCTTAAACCAATGGATGGCTCCCGTGCGGCAGCAACTGGACGGACAAACCGCATTTACCACCTCCTTCACCTTGCATCCCCCTCAAGGCAAGCAGCAAGACTGGATGCTCGAATACGGCTTGCAATGCTTGGACGACCCCGAATGCATTGTTGATGCCACGACCATTTGGCAGCACCCGGTTGAATCTCTCGACTATGGCGGCCGGACAATCTATCGCCCGCAAGAAACATTTTTAGCCGGTTTGGGCTTAGCTTCGCGAATTTTCCCCGCTCTGGAAGAAAGTTTGCAAACCTCTCAACCCTTGTTTTATCGACTGAACCCGATCGAAGCTTATGAGTTTATTAAAAGTGGAGCATGGCGCTTGCAAGAAAGCGGACTCGGAGTTATTTTGCCTCCCTCGCTTTCCAGAACAGGAAACTTAGGAAATCGATTGGGATTAACCCTGAGCGCGGATACCCCAAAACGGAAGAAAACTGAGAAGTTAAGCTTGCAAAGTCTATTGCAATTTAAATGGGAATTAACCTTAGGGGGACAGCGTCTTTCGCGCAAAGAGTTCGATCGCCTAGTTGCCTTAGAGTCTCCTTTAGTTCAGGTAAATGGAGAATGGGTGGAATTGCGATCGCAAGATGTGCGGGCGGCACAAGAATTTTTCAGCAAGCGCAAAGATGAAATGAATTTGTCTCTAGAAGATGCCTTGCGCATCAGTGCTGGAGATACCCAAATGGTGGAAAAACTTCCGGTAGTCGAGTTTGAAGCCTCAGATAAATTAGGAGAATTGCTCTCGAGTTTAATGGAGCCGCGCACCATCGACGCGATCGCAGCTCCGAAGACGTTTCAGGGAGAGTTGCGCCCCTATCAAGCTCGAGGCGTGGGGTGGTTGGCATTTTTAGAGCAATGGGGCTTGGGCGCTTGTTTAGCCGACGATATGGGACTGGGGAAAACCATTCAGTTCTTAGCATTTCTGTTAGTCTTGCAACAGGAAAAACGGCTCGCTTCGCCGACATTATTAGTCTGTCCCACATCGGTATTGGGGAACTGGGAGCGAGAAATAAAACGGTTTGCGCCGACACTAAATGCGATCGTGCATCATGGAGATAAACGGAAAAAAGGAAAAGCATTTCTCGATGTCGCGAACAAACATCATTTAGTCCTGACTAGCTATTCTTTAGTGGTGCGCGATCGCGAAAATCTACAAAATGTAGCTTGGCAAGGCATTGTCTTAGACGAAGCTCAGAACATTAAAAACCCAGAAGCCAAACAATCCCAAGCCGTGCGCGAGCTAGACTCGGAATTTCGGATTGCCCTAACCGGAACGCCAGTAGAAAATCGCTTGCAAGAACTATGGTCGATTATGGATTTTCTCAATCCCGGTTATTTGGGAACGCGGCAGTTTTTCCAACGCCGGTTTACCGTTCCTATTGAGAAATATGGCGATACCGAATCTTTGCATAATTTGCGATCGCTCTCCCAACCCTTCATTCTCCGTCGCCTGAAAACCGACACCAGCATTATCCAAGATTTGCCCGAAAAACAAGAAATGACTGTCTTTTGTCCCCTCTCCGACGAACAGAAAAAACTCTACAAACAATCAGTAGATAAATCTCTGGCAGAAATAGAAAATGCGGAAGGTATTCAACGTCACGGTCAAGTTTTAGCTTTATTAACTCACCTGAAACAAATTTGCAATCATCCCGAACAATTCTTGAAGAAACGCATCTTGAAAGAGCCACAGCATTCCGGGAAATTGATGCGCTTGCGCGAGATGTTAGAAGAAGTGGTGGAAGTGGGCGATCGCGCCTTGATTTTTACCCAGTTTGCCGAATGGGGAAAACTACTAAAACCTTATCTAGAAAAAGAGTTTAATCGGGAAGTATTTTTCCTGTATGGGAATACCCGGAGAGCGCAACGAGAAGAAATGCTCGATCGCTTCCAAAACGATCCGCAAGGGCCGCAGTTATTTATTTTATCCTTAAAAGCAGGAGGAGTCGGACTCAATTTAACGCGCGCCAATCACGTATTTCATTTCGATCGCTGGTGGAACCCCGCTGTGGAAAATCAAGCCACTGACCGCGTATTTCGTATCGGACAAACGCGCAAAGTGCAGGTGCATAAATTTGTTTGCCAAGGAACATTGGAGGAGAAGATTAACGATCTGATTGCCAGCAAGCAAGAGCTAGCCGAACAAGTTGTAGGTGCTGGAGAAAATTGGCTCGTCGATCTTGATTCCGATCGGTTGCGCGATTTATTATTAATGGAGAATGAATAA
- a CDS encoding SWIM zinc finger family protein: MNNYNQYGTEREWWTQQWLDLLNSYRFKKRLERGRNYARAGNVLSIEFKDQRVVAVVQGSDPQPYELSIWLEVFSEEDWANIIETLSEKAIYVAKLLAGEMPDDIESVFAANGLSLFPFTLSEVRSRCSCPDKANPCKHIAAVYYLLGDRFSADPFVLFQLRGKSKDSIIAALREKRGIDEEAPTTPAPTVSPVPVSLEQFWNYDRQLESSLVVIAPPPSSETILDVLGPIVGDRSRAAESKAIAGYLKALYQQVSQEATIAGLRSE, from the coding sequence ATGAATAACTATAATCAGTATGGAACGGAGCGAGAATGGTGGACTCAGCAATGGCTGGATTTACTCAACTCCTATCGGTTTAAAAAGCGGTTGGAGCGCGGTAGAAATTATGCGCGCGCAGGCAACGTGCTCTCGATTGAATTTAAAGACCAACGAGTAGTTGCCGTCGTGCAAGGGAGCGATCCGCAACCCTACGAACTCTCCATTTGGTTAGAAGTATTCAGTGAGGAAGATTGGGCAAATATTATCGAAACTCTATCCGAAAAAGCCATATACGTCGCCAAACTTCTAGCCGGAGAAATGCCAGATGATATTGAGTCCGTGTTTGCAGCGAATGGATTAAGTTTATTTCCTTTTACTTTAAGCGAAGTGCGATCGCGATGCAGTTGTCCGGATAAAGCCAACCCATGCAAACATATCGCCGCCGTTTATTATCTCTTAGGCGATCGCTTCAGCGCCGATCCCTTTGTCCTATTCCAGTTACGCGGTAAAAGCAAAGATAGCATTATTGCAGCACTGCGAGAAAAGCGAGGTATTGACGAAGAAGCACCCACAACACCTGCTCCCACCGTATCCCCAGTTCCCGTATCCCTCGAACAGTTCTGGAACTACGATCGCCAGCTCGAATCATCTCTCGTCGTCATCGCGCCTCCCCCCAGTTCCGAGACCATCTTAGACGTACTCGGCCCCATTGTAGGCGATCGCTCTCGAGCCGCCGAATCAAAAGCGATCGCCGGTTATCTGAAAGCGCTATATCAGCAAGTCAGTCAAGAAGCTACTATAGCAGGATTGCGATCGGAATAA
- a CDS encoding M16 family metallopeptidase: MTVKRLAQLLSFPHFPARQIELDNGLTLVHQQMSATPTVVADVWVAAGALQEPDESPGLAHFLEHMVFKGTDRIAPGIFDLAIENRGGVSNAATSYDYTHFYINTAVPHIGETLPYLADILLHPAIPQEEFEQEREVVLSEIRHTEDDPDWLGLSTLLQELYPHHAYGRSVLGTQTQVLSHTPEQMHQFHRNCYRPEKITVAMVGDISERDAIDLVNKSFVDLEQSPSAAIACSPSQRREKYDPLAFAPTKVTRRSFKYPRLEHARLIMGWLGPGVDKLHDAYGLDLISVLLACGRTSRLVKELEEEKELVYAISSDFSLQKESSLFTITAWLAPQYLEAVEEIICHRIAALHDLPLSKDELRSCQRQLCNDYAFSTEVPSQLAGLYGYYNTVADAKQAVDYPRRIQTLTARDIQHVARNYLNPQGYVAIHLQPLW, encoded by the coding sequence TTGACTGTCAAACGATTGGCACAACTACTCTCCTTCCCCCACTTTCCAGCTCGCCAAATTGAGCTAGACAACGGACTCACTCTAGTTCACCAACAGATGTCCGCTACCCCCACTGTTGTGGCAGATGTTTGGGTGGCAGCCGGTGCCTTACAAGAACCGGATGAGTCTCCTGGGTTGGCTCATTTTCTGGAACATATGGTGTTCAAAGGGACTGACCGTATTGCTCCTGGAATATTTGATTTGGCTATTGAAAACCGAGGCGGCGTGAGTAATGCAGCAACGAGCTATGATTATACCCATTTTTATATCAACACGGCTGTTCCTCATATTGGCGAAACCCTACCCTATCTAGCCGATATTTTATTACATCCAGCCATTCCCCAAGAAGAGTTCGAGCAAGAGCGAGAGGTCGTGCTCTCAGAAATTCGCCACACTGAAGACGATCCAGACTGGTTGGGACTCTCGACCTTGCTCCAGGAATTATATCCCCATCATGCTTACGGCCGCTCGGTATTGGGCACCCAAACTCAAGTGCTGAGCCATACGCCAGAGCAGATGCACCAGTTTCATCGTAACTGCTACCGACCGGAAAAGATTACTGTGGCTATGGTCGGAGATATTAGCGAACGGGATGCGATCGATCTGGTAAACAAAAGTTTTGTTGATTTAGAGCAAAGTCCTTCAGCAGCGATCGCCTGTTCCCCATCCCAACGGCGAGAAAAGTACGATCCCCTCGCTTTTGCGCCAACAAAAGTGACTCGCAGATCGTTTAAATACCCTCGCTTAGAACACGCGCGATTAATAATGGGTTGGTTGGGACCTGGAGTAGATAAACTTCACGATGCTTATGGTTTAGACTTAATCTCAGTTCTGCTGGCCTGCGGACGAACCTCTCGATTAGTGAAAGAATTAGAAGAGGAGAAAGAGTTAGTCTATGCCATCAGTAGTGATTTTTCGTTGCAGAAGGAGTCGAGTTTATTTACGATAACGGCTTGGCTGGCACCTCAGTATTTAGAGGCTGTGGAGGAGATTATCTGCCATCGCATCGCTGCTCTGCACGATCTCCCGCTCTCCAAGGATGAGTTGCGATCGTGCCAGCGGCAATTATGTAATGACTATGCCTTTTCTACAGAAGTCCCCAGTCAACTAGCGGGGTTGTATGGGTATTACAATACAGTAGCTGATGCAAAACAAGCGGTGGACTATCCCCGTCGGATTCAAACGTTAACTGCGCGAGATATTCAGCACGTCGCAAGGAACTATCTAAACCCCCAAGGCTATGTTGCCATCCATCTGCAACCGCTCTGGTAA